Genomic segment of Lentisphaera araneosa HTCC2155:
ACGAAAACTTTTACCCCGATGACATAGAAGTCGTGGCACCTGGGGCCCCTACGCCACCAATCTTTGCTCTAATGTTATTTGCGGCTATTGTAGCTCTTAAAAATAAGTTAATGGCGAGAACCGCAAAAGCCTGATATATAAAATTCATTGCCTCTCGAATCAACTCATTGCCGCAATGGGTAACTGTGTTTTATATGACTCAACTTCTACTGCTGAATCAGCAATTAAAAATTCAAAATTTAGAATTAAAAATTAGAGCGCAGCGACCCACCCTATTCTTTCTATATAAACAAATGATAATAAGTAAGATAAAAATATTTTTTAAGCGTATTCAGATTTTACTTTTATGGATTCGCAAGCGCCATTGGTCCGAGCGTGCAAGAAATCAAAGTAAAAGGCCTAACCCTACTCCAAATAAACACGCCAAATTTAGCGTTATTCTTTTTGCATAAACTACTGTAAATTAGTTATATAAAAATATTTTTTAAGCGTCTCAGACGAGCTTACCTAGACGAGCTTACCTCTTTCGGAGATAATTAATACGCTAATTTTTATTAGTGCAAATTTACACGCCAAATTTAGCGTTATTCTTTTTGCATAAACTACTGTAAATTAGTTATATAAAAATATTTTTTAAGCGTCTCAGACGAGCTCATCATTCCAAAGCTCGCGTGCTCCAATTTGAGGCAACTGCTACGTTCATATACCATTCACGAGCACTTAATGACTCAATTTTCATTAAGATCCTGTAGTGGGTCCATCCCAATTCGAGACGCACTGCGTCTCGAATTGGAAACGTAAGATAAAACTGCCTCATCTTCCTTAAATTAGTAAGATCAAAACCCTTACCAAAACGAGTCGTCAAATCTTTAGCTAAATCCTTCAAAACAGCCTTGCCGTACTCAGCTCTGGCTTCACCACCCTGCTCATCTTCAACTATTAGTTGGCCAATCCCCCAATAAGTTAAAACCAGCTTGGAATTAACGTGCCGAAGAACTTCTTGTCGGGAAGAACTTATTAGATCACTAATGCGTTGAAAGAGATCCTCTGAAGATTTTTAGGAGGCTGATTACCCAATTCGCCTAGCCCATGGTAGTATTTTAGCTGGCATCGGATGAATAAGTTCCCATACAAAAGATATCGGTTTAGATCCTTCATGCTTTTGATATTTTAGGGGACCTAGAAAGACATAAGGAGATGTTAAACCATTAGGCAATTTATTTTTGTCTCTAACAAATAATAATGGTGTATAACCTTTTTCTTCGTGATTTATATACCTTTGCCCAGTTGCTGTTTCTACACCTGTAGCATTCTGTGATTGCCAATGAAATAATCGCTCAGTAATTGCGTAATCATCGTACATAGTCGTCGGGGAATAATCTTCCTCACTTTTATTTACATCTACAAAAAAGACATCTAATTTACGCTCAGAAACATGGCACACCCCTTCGCGTGATGAGTGTGATTTTTCAAAACTTCCCATTCCCAAAGCTAATAAAATCTGCTCTCGACTGTATGAAGCATGTAAATTAAGTAGTCCTGTCCAAGGAAATCTTTTTTTCGGGATACAAGGTATTTGTTTCTGCCTCCACTGAAATAGCTCTTTTAGATCATTTTTTAACCCTAGGTGTTTTGCAACAAAATTTTCCGCTTCTTCCAAAGTTGTAACTACTTTTTTCTGCCCCCACAAAAGCGCATGAAGCAAGGATCTAACATCTTTACCTGAATCGTGGCCATCCATAATTCTTATAAATTCATTTAATAAAAACTGATCATCAGTTAACAATAAATTCCTTAAACCTTTTGCTAATTTCTCTTCAATTTTTTTATCTATACTTGAGTGATTATTCTCAATAAGATTTAAATGAGTCGACGGTAATCCTTTTTTATAAATTTCATCCGGACTATCTAATAAAAATCTATCAATAATTTCGATTAAACTTGGACGTCGTTGCAGTTGAGTATGTAGATCTCTGAGTTCATTGATCATCCTTTTACCTCTCAACATATTTGTCGCTTCACGTATATTGTTAAGAACATGTTCCTTTGCTTGCTTTTCTAAGTGTATTAAACAACCTGAAGGCAAATAAGGCATGTCTTTAATTATTTGAGTATCAATACGTAATTCCGGTCGTGAACTAATTGATTGAAACCTTTTTGCAAAACTAAAGTTTTTATTTTGAGCTGCAATAAAATCAAGAATAGTTAATTGAGCCTTGTTGGGATGTAAACGTAAGCCTCTTCCTAATTGTTGTAAAAACACCGTTAAACTTTCAGTAGGTCTTAAAAACAAAACCGTATTAACTTCTGGTATATCCACACCTTCATTAAACAGGTCGACTGTAAATATAAAATATATATCACCTTTCAATAATTTATGCTGAACAGAATTCCTCAATTCAACTGGTGAATTTGCGCTTAGTGCAACACTAGGGATATTATTCTCGGTAAAAAAACTGGCCATAAACTCGGCATGAGCTACGCTCACACAAAAGGCTAATCCCTTAATAAGGTGCCATTCATTTAGGTAATTTTGGCACTGAGACATAACCCAAGATGCGCGACGGGTATTGTTTACAAACAATTGATTTAAATCTTTAGTTTGATAGCTCCCCGTTTGCCAAGACAGGCGAGAATAATCAATATCAGAAGAGTCAGGAACCCCATAATAATGAAATGGACACAATAATGACCGTTCTATGGCTTCAGGCAAGCGAATTTCATGAGTAAAGGCCCCATCAAAGTCATTTCGAATATCAAGCCCATCTTGTCGTTCTGGCGTTGCTGTTAGGCCCAATAAGGATTTCGTTTGTATATGATCTATCACATTTTGATACGAATTAGCAGATGCATGATGTGCCTCATCAAGTACCACATATTCAAAATGGTTACTATCGAACTTATTGAGTTTTTGACTATTCCATGATTGCACTGTACAAAATAAATATTTATCCTGAGTCGGTCTATGTTTACCAGTAAGTAAATCTCCAAAACTCCCATCCCGTAACACTTGCCTAAAGGTATTCATTGATTGTTTTAAAATTTCTTCGCGGTGAGCTATAAATAACAAACTGGGTAAAGATCCTGATTTTTTACTGTAGTTAAAATAATCAAAAGCGGCAATCATTGTTTTCCCTGTTCCTGTGGCAGCGATAACTAAATGCTTAGTTTTTCCTATATCTCTTTCGGCTTGGATATCTTCTAAAACAATTTTCTGATAATCATATGGATGTAAATCAAAAAAAGTCTCAATCCTCTTAACATCTGTAGACTGCTTTTCCGATTGAATAGCTTGTTCAAAGCGTTTAATATCACCTTTACTACATTTTGAAAATTCTGTATCATCTTCCCAATGAGATTCAAAACTTGCGAGCGTTTGTTTCCATAAGTATTCCAATTCGTACTGGCTAATTTTTGCAGTCCACTCTAAACCTTCATCTAAAGCTGCTTTGGATACGTTAGCTGATCCTATATAAGCTGAACCAAACCCTGTCTTTCTATGAAAAATGTACGCTTTAGCATGTAGTCGAGTTCTCTTAGTATCGTATGAAATACGAACTTCCGTATTTGGAAGCTCAAGCAATGCTTCTATTGCTTTAACATCTGTCGCGCCCATATAAGATGTTGTTGCTACACGAAGACGAGGTGTTCCGTCATCATTAGCCACTGAACAAAAATCTTTAAGCACATCTAATATAGGTCGTAAACCACTCCATTTAATAAATGAAACTAATAAATCTGCTCTGTCACAAGTCCTAAGTTCTTTTTTTAACTGAGATTGAAGAGATGGAGTACGGGATGACCCAGTTAAAAGTGCTGAGTTAGCTAAAGCTGTATCAGGTTTTTCAGGTACAAGTTTTAAATCCTTTTGTGAAGGCGTCAAAATGAAGTCTAGGGAGCTAGAGTCGATGATTTTTAGTGAAGAATGCGCTTTAACCTCACTCTCAAAGTTATTAACAAACGTTTCTAGTTCCTGAGACCACAACTCTGGCTTTTTTTCATTAAATAATGAAGAGAACCGTTCTGCAAAAAAACTAGCAAATTGTTCTTTAATTTGAATATAAGCTTCATCTTTACTAAGCTGGCGCCATTGTGCCTGATCTGTCAAACCTGATTTTTCAATTGCCTCTTTTAAAGCTTCTGTATGAATTAAATCATATAATCCAGGTCCCATTATTTCTGCCATAAGTCATTCTCCATTAATTTCTCCTAGTCATCATAAAACCTTCACAAATACACCAATGACCGATATTTGTTCACCCTCAGAGATTTCAATATTCTGATAATCTGGATTGAGGGCTTGGAGGCTAATAGATCCATGTTGCCAACCCTCTTCGGTTTGAGACTTTTGTGAATGATACTTTTTAACTGTTAGGCGACCACCATCGTTGGGATCGCTATCATCATGGAGGTAAAAGAGCATGATGCGATTTTGTCGTGAGCCAGCCAATGCCGATCCTTTGCGGAAAACGCAAAGTGAGTTATCGGGGATTTTGGGCTCCATGGATTTTCCCACAACGCGCAAAACAAACATATCTTGATTCATTCTTGGGATTTGGCATTTAATCCACTGTTGAACCAAATCATCTTGCTGAAACAAGTTCAAGTTCCCTGCAGTGGCCTTCAGATCATAATAAGGCAGGTAATCGACAAATTGTTGCTCTGGTTTAATCTCTTGTGAATCTAAGATGATAATGTTCTTTGCTATTACTTTTTGTCCTGTGCTTTGTTTTACAGCTGGTTGCCAACGTTCAACACCACGCTGAATCGCAGTAATCTCCACAGATTCATGGAAGAATGAAAAGAGTTTATTTTGCCAATTGGGAGTAAAGCTCTCGCCACTGACTCGTTTCATTTCATAAGCAAAGCGTTCGGGGTAATTTACTTGAGTTTGTTCCCAGTAATTGATTATGCAGTCCTTGCGAGCTACTAAGAGCTGATGACTTGGGAGCTTATCACGCTTATGGTTATTGACTTTTTCATCGCTGGGCAAAAGATTCCAAAGGTCATTATTTTTCCACAGGGCATAAGGAATAGCGTGATCCACAGCAAATTTATCTTTGAGGGTTTTTCCTGACCAAACGCATTCTTTTACATCAGATTTTTTATACAAAGAGCGTACTGCCTGGACATCTCGATCTGGATCGCAATTAACTAGAAGTAGATCAATAACTTGGCTGGGGCGTAATTGTTGATTCGAGAGCTTGGCCGTAAGTTCAGCCCAACGAAGAATTGTGGCATCTTGAATCCAAGGCCCCATGATAGTGAGTTCTCGCCAAACCTCCACAGGCATGTAGACTTGTTTATCACGGTAAGAGAAAACCGTTTGTCCCGAATTAATGCCACCAGAGTAAGTAACGGGGCCCGCCTTAATTGTGTTATTTAACTTAGAAATAAGTTTGCTGTAAACAGAGCGGACTTCTTTACTGAGTTGGCCTGATTTTCTAGAGATCAAAAAGGCATTTAATCCACCCGAAGTTCGATAGTGAGCTATAAGCTGATTAAGTAAAGCTCGAAAAGCAATAGAACGAGTTGAGTCAATTCTATCTCCGTATTTTTGAGGTATATAAATTTCACTTTCACAGATTGGCCAATAATATTCGAGCCATTTCTCAGAAATGGACTGAATAGGAAGGGATACACGTTTATCGAAATGCCACAGGACTGATTTATGTTGACTCTGAGCTATATCGGCCAAAGCTCGAAACAAGGCTAATTTATAAGTAGTATCCTTTTTATCTTTATTGAGTACCGATTCTATTTTATCAAGCCCCCTGCTCCCATCCATATTCTGTAGACGAAAAGATAAAATATGCCATTTGCGGTGATCGCGATTCAGGGAGTCGGCGTTGGTCCAGTGATTAAGGTTTTGAAAGCCAAGGCGTTCGAGAAGTAGTTTGAGTTTTTCGGGATTGAGCTGATTAAAGAGGCGCCCTTTGGAGTCGCGTTGATCAATTATGGTGGGATCTTCGTCAGGAATAGAAATTAAGAGCGAGCCATTTTCTTTGAGGATGCGACGGAGGTTAAAGCAAGCATCGAAAAATTGTTCGCTGGGAAGATGCATAAGCACGGCTGAACAAAGAAGTCCATCAAATTGATCATCGTCGAATTCAGCTAAGTTGGGAAGTGATGACAGCCTTAAATTATCTTCCAAATCGGGGATATTTTTTGCACATTGCGCAAGCATTGCAGATGAAGAATCGCAGCCAAAGGCATGACAGCCCATTTGCGCTAAACGCAAAAGGTCTCGACCTGATCCACAGCCGATATCTAGAACATAATCACCGGACTTGAAAACTTGGGGGAAGTAATCGCTCACCCCGCCTTCGCAAGTCCAATAGCTTGCGCTCACTGACTCGGCGTTAGCTTGATAAAATTCTTGTGTTGCTTGGTCCACTCATTTCCCTTTCTCTTTGACACTTTGTTTCCCTGCAAGCCCTACTCTCCCATGACTTGGGAACATTGCAATATTGCCACAAGCTATATTATACAATTTGTGTTAATTTTTCTTAATATTTCTGTACAACACAGATCATTTGTCATACAGATCCAATTCTTAAGTAAATAAGTTCAATTTTGACCGTTTTAGGGATGCGGAGCAGAGCTCCTGAGTTGACGGACTAAGTTC
This window contains:
- a CDS encoding DUF1016 N-terminal domain-containing protein produces the protein MSDLISSSRQEVLRHVNSKLVLTYWGIGQLIVEDEQGGEARAEYGKAVLKDLAKDLTTRFGKGFDLTNLRKMRQFYLTFPIRDAVRLELGWTHYRILMKIESLSAREWYMNVAVASNWSTRALE
- a CDS encoding DUF3427 domain-containing protein, with product MAEIMGPGLYDLIHTEALKEAIEKSGLTDQAQWRQLSKDEAYIQIKEQFASFFAERFSSLFNEKKPELWSQELETFVNNFESEVKAHSSLKIIDSSSLDFILTPSQKDLKLVPEKPDTALANSALLTGSSRTPSLQSQLKKELRTCDRADLLVSFIKWSGLRPILDVLKDFCSVANDDGTPRLRVATTSYMGATDVKAIEALLELPNTEVRISYDTKRTRLHAKAYIFHRKTGFGSAYIGSANVSKAALDEGLEWTAKISQYELEYLWKQTLASFESHWEDDTEFSKCSKGDIKRFEQAIQSEKQSTDVKRIETFFDLHPYDYQKIVLEDIQAERDIGKTKHLVIAATGTGKTMIAAFDYFNYSKKSGSLPSLLFIAHREEILKQSMNTFRQVLRDGSFGDLLTGKHRPTQDKYLFCTVQSWNSQKLNKFDSNHFEYVVLDEAHHASANSYQNVIDHIQTKSLLGLTATPERQDGLDIRNDFDGAFTHEIRLPEAIERSLLCPFHYYGVPDSSDIDYSRLSWQTGSYQTKDLNQLFVNNTRRASWVMSQCQNYLNEWHLIKGLAFCVSVAHAEFMASFFTENNIPSVALSANSPVELRNSVQHKLLKGDIYFIFTVDLFNEGVDIPEVNTVLFLRPTESLTVFLQQLGRGLRLHPNKAQLTILDFIAAQNKNFSFAKRFQSISSRPELRIDTQIIKDMPYLPSGCLIHLEKQAKEHVLNNIREATNMLRGKRMINELRDLHTQLQRRPSLIEIIDRFLLDSPDEIYKKGLPSTHLNLIENNHSSIDKKIEEKLAKGLRNLLLTDDQFLLNEFIRIMDGHDSGKDVRSLLHALLWGQKKVVTTLEEAENFVAKHLGLKNDLKELFQWRQKQIPCIPKKRFPWTGLLNLHASYSREQILLALGMGSFEKSHSSREGVCHVSERKLDVFFVDVNKSEEDYSPTTMYDDYAITERLFHWQSQNATGVETATGQRYINHEEKGYTPLLFVRDKNKLPNGLTSPYVFLGPLKYQKHEGSKPISFVWELIHPMPAKILPWARRIG
- a CDS encoding methyltransferase domain-containing protein, with the translated sequence MDQATQEFYQANAESVSASYWTCEGGVSDYFPQVFKSGDYVLDIGCGSGRDLLRLAQMGCHAFGCDSSSAMLAQCAKNIPDLEDNLRLSSLPNLAEFDDDQFDGLLCSAVLMHLPSEQFFDACFNLRRILKENGSLLISIPDEDPTIIDQRDSKGRLFNQLNPEKLKLLLERLGFQNLNHWTNADSLNRDHRKWHILSFRLQNMDGSRGLDKIESVLNKDKKDTTYKLALFRALADIAQSQHKSVLWHFDKRVSLPIQSISEKWLEYYWPICESEIYIPQKYGDRIDSTRSIAFRALLNQLIAHYRTSGGLNAFLISRKSGQLSKEVRSVYSKLISKLNNTIKAGPVTYSGGINSGQTVFSYRDKQVYMPVEVWRELTIMGPWIQDATILRWAELTAKLSNQQLRPSQVIDLLLVNCDPDRDVQAVRSLYKKSDVKECVWSGKTLKDKFAVDHAIPYALWKNNDLWNLLPSDEKVNNHKRDKLPSHQLLVARKDCIINYWEQTQVNYPERFAYEMKRVSGESFTPNWQNKLFSFFHESVEITAIQRGVERWQPAVKQSTGQKVIAKNIIILDSQEIKPEQQFVDYLPYYDLKATAGNLNLFQQDDLVQQWIKCQIPRMNQDMFVLRVVGKSMEPKIPDNSLCVFRKGSALAGSRQNRIMLFYLHDDSDPNDGGRLTVKKYHSQKSQTEEGWQHGSISLQALNPDYQNIEISEGEQISVIGVFVKVL